In the genome of Raphanus sativus cultivar WK10039 chromosome 4, ASM80110v3, whole genome shotgun sequence, one region contains:
- the LOC108850368 gene encoding probable carboxylesterase 7, which translates to MDNEIAVDNSPAYRVYKSGRIERLLGETFKPPSSLTPENGVVSKDTLYSPEHNLSVRIFLPEKKDSAAATDGEKLPLLVYFHGGGFVIETAFSPTYHAFLVSTVAAAGCLAVSVDYRRAPEFPIPIPYEDSWDALRWVLSHISGAGPARWINEHADFGRVFLAGDSAGGNISHHLAMRAKREGVDSLISGVILIHPYFWGKAPVDELETRDEAKRRNVEARWRVASPNSEDGVDDPFFNVVGSESVDISGLGCGRVLVVVAGDDTFARQGLGYVAKLERSGWEGEVEVMEIKDEGHVHHLKDPDSYNARKVVNKVAEFIRK; encoded by the coding sequence ATGGATAACGAGATAGCTGTCGACAACTCTCCAGCTTATCGAGTCTACAAGAGTGGCCGCATCGAGCGTCTCCTAGGAGAAACATTCAAACCACCCTCCTCTCTAACCCCCGAAAACGGCGTCGTTTCCAAAGACACACTCTATTCCCCGGAGCACAACCTCTCCGTCCGCATATTCCTCCCGGAGAAGAAAGACTCCGCCGCCGCCACCGACGGCGAAAAGCTACCGCTCCTCGTCTACTTCCACGGCGGCGGCTTCGTCATCGAAACCGCGTTTTCTCCGACTTACCACGCCTTCCTCGTTTCAACCGTCGCCGCCGCCGGCTGCTTAGCCGTCTCCGTCGACTACCGCCGTGCGCCGGAGTTTCCGATTCCGATCCCGTACGAAGACTCGTGGGACGCTCTCAGATGGGTGCTCTCTCATATCTCCGGAGCCGGACCGGCGCGGTGGATAAACGAACACGCCGACTTCGGGAGAGTGTTCCTCGCCGGAGACAGCGCCGGCGGGAACATCTCTCACCACCTAGCGATGCGAGCGAAGAGAGAGGGTGTAGACTCGCTCATCTCCGGTGTTATCTTGATCCACCCGTACTTCTGGGGGAAAGCTCCGGTGGACGAGTTGGAGACGAGAGACGAGGCCAAGAGGAGAAACGTTGAAGCGCGTTGGAGAGTCGCGAGTCCGAATAGTGAAGATGGAGTGGATGATCCGTTTTTTAACGTGGTCGGATCCGAGTCGGTTGATATATCCGGGTTGGGTTGCGGGCGGGTTCTGGTGGTGGTCGCGGGGGATGACACGTTTGCGAGACAAGGTTTGGGTTACGTGGCGAAGCTGGAGAGGAGTGGGTGGGAAGGAGAGGTTGAGGTGATGGAGATTAAAGACGAAGGTCATGTTCATCATTTGAAGGATCCTGATTCTTATAATGCTCGTAAAGTGGTGAACAAAGTTGCAGAGTTTATTAGAAAGTAA